A single Dermacentor variabilis isolate Ectoservices chromosome 9, ASM5094787v1, whole genome shotgun sequence DNA region contains:
- the LOC142592784 gene encoding uncharacterized protein LOC142592784 isoform X2: MPCSAFMPECGKPRARFFPAPPRLRGPPGTFSIGVAAAGRRLSKVQSWQTAALGHPASRRCRSSSRTSSRHLTKTAGPFSIKVSSSSFVGLLLHILPDEVVNHLSLCSNRVPCIDRNSHHNKKISEGNF; this comes from the exons ATGCCTTGCAGCGCGTTTATG CCAGAGtgcgggaagcctcgagctcgcttcttcccggcgCCGCCCCGGCTTCgagggccgccggggaccttctccatcggcgttgccgccgctgggagacgactctcaaaagttcagagttggcagaccgcagctctgggccatccggcaagccgaaggtgccgctcgagttcaaggacttcgagccgccacctgacaaaaactgccggaccattctctattaaagtttcttcttcatccttcgtaggattgctgttgcatatattgcccga TGAAGTTGTCAACCACCTGTCCCTTTGTTCGAACAGAGTGCCATGCATTGACAGAAATTctcatcacaacaagaaaatctctgaaggaaatttttga